TATTATGAAGACAGCGGAACAAAGAAAATAAACAGCTTCAACACATGGGGACCAAAACAGACCAAACACATTAGATTTTGCTAACCCGGAAGGCCAAATCTAAGTACTATTCGGCCAGTTGCCCTCCGCCTTGAAACTGTCGATCGTAGCTTGCACTTCTTCACGATTGAACTGGGGGTGTGCGAGCGTGTACGGTATTATGCGCTTGAACTTGGTGTTGGAGTATGCAACCGAGTGCATCCCAAAGGAGTGTGATTCGTTAAATAGAGAAATAGGACCAGTAGGAGGGATTGGAGGGGTAGAATTCTGGCAGAGCGTGAACCAGGTTGAGACGTGCATGTCGTTTATGTCTTGGATCATGGCTTCAAGATCAACCTATTGGAATAATCAATATAAATGattaaaaaaaaagtcaATAGTGGATTGGCCTACCTTGGCCAACGTGTTCATGATAAATCCATGGAATCCAAATTTAACATCAAACATGCTGGCAATAAGCTGACCGATTGTTTGCTGCGTTGAATCCGAATCATCCACCTGAGAAATCTGGTCAACAATCGCATTGGAAAAGGAAGCCGTCCAGCCTACCAGGTTGAAAAGTGGTGCGACTGGCACGCTCGCAGGAGGTGGgacaaagggaacctgagagCACTTGGCCCTGTCATTGAAGAAATGGATCTCCTCGCCCGCCTCCTCGTTGGCCTTCACACGGCCCCGTTCAGCAACCCACTTGGCGCAGGCCCACGCTGCTCCAGCTACATCGTCGACATGAATTGTGTTTAATCGAAGACCACCACTCCATCTGTTTAATCAGTTGTCAGCAGTGGCTTGAGGGGCTCTATTTTTGTTACTTACAGATACTTCATTTCGATATTTAAATGCTTGTACACTGGGCCAAGAGCGATGCGAGGCGTTACTAGTGATAAAAATTAGTTAATGTGAGATGGAAACAAGGTCAACTGGCTCACTTATTCCCCAATTGTTGCCTGGTCCATAGATAGCGCCAATGCGCAGTATTACTAGGTTCAGGCTAAAAACAGAGATTAAGACTACACTTGCAACTGGGACACGGTGCTTACTTTTCAATAGAAGCCAAAATACGAAGCGTCTCATGCCACCATGTCCCACGAGTACCCAATGGCTTGATCCTTTCCCTTTCGTCGTGAGTAACCTGATAAAGGAATGAGCACATATTCTAAATTGAACGTTCTCTTGAGCTACCTTCTCTATGGATGTATCGTAAAAAGGATGGGTGAGGCGGACATAGGCTTTGACACCTCTTCGAGCCGCCTCTGTACCAATCAAGTGGGCAATCATGGCCGTGAAATCAATTTGAACCTATTCGAACTGGCTGGTCAGTGTAGTTCAAATGATCATGACGCTCCTTGTAAAAGAGTGTTTACGCAGATCAAGGGGGATACTTACGGGGTCTTCTCGCATATAAGAGAGCTCTCCAGTGCAATCAAATACGTAAGAGTATGGCTCTTGGCCTTCTGGAGGATCAAACACTTTGGAAACGACAGCTGGCACGAAGTATGTCAACAATAAACAGAAATCGAGGGCTTATGGAAACACACTTGGAATTTTCAGATTGGCTTGCTGATATTGTACAACAGGATTCTCAAGTGCGCGCCTGGCAGCACTGCCGATATATGTTGTTGGTGGATTGACTGAGACTTTGTCGGCAATGCGGAGGTTCTGTAATGAGATAATGTTAATTAGCCATTGGTTGGGTGGACACAGGGCACAACACGCACCGAGACAAGAGGCTCCCCGTTCTCCGGAACTAAGTATGTTATGAGTGATTTGGCGCATTGGCTCATTCCCCCTGCGTATACCAAAGACAGAAATACATTCGAAAATTGCTTCGATTAGCACAAGGCGAAGCCAGTCGAGTATAGTCCCACTCACCGAGAATCAATACATTAGGTTTTGACATGGTAGGCCAGCGCTAGGGAAACGGATATCAAACTAGATGATGTGGACAAAGAAAAGGATAATACGAGCAAGAGGTGCAGGGGGATCAGGTCAGTGGTGGTGGCCTTGATCAGATATGTAAAGTCGGTGTTGAGAGGGCTTTGGCTCAGGGTCGAGTTTCGAGTCCTTTTTTGGAAAGCCCATATCGACTTGAAACATCATTCGAAAAACGACCATCTTCCTGGTGCTTGGTCATCCCCTCGACTTCTTTCCAGGACAACAACCATCAAGCCCACCTCCAGGTCTTGGTGTATGTTCTTGCTTCTTTCTCTAGTGCCGGAGTTCGACCTGTTGTTGTTCCTCAATCGTCGATTACTCCCGGTTCCGTTGTCATTGCAACGGCTCCTCCTAAATCTGATCGCCGAGTCTAGTACCATGTATATGCACACTCTCTGCATCTATGTTCCGGGCCGTTCCTAGGCGACGTAATCGGGCTCGCTCACTCCGAGACCGTCCCTTGATTCAGATCTTTCTTGTACAATGCTTCTCATCCACTGTAGGTGAACAAACGCTGCGCCTCCGACGTCCGCCGTGGTCAACTATGTCACCACCTTGTCTCCACTCCATGTGAAATATCATTCGCTTGTCATATTTTCTGATAGTGGGGCTCGCGTATACAGCCACACATACGCTCCAATTGCCGGTCGATCATGTCATTGCGTGTACCATGCTTCCTCAAGTACTGTACCTGAGTACGCCGTATCCAACCGAATACTGTCGTTCGAAATATAAGCGAAGCGACTACCACTTGGTAAATAAACTCGTATATCCGGGCTGTTTATGCGCCAGCGAGGTTCTCCCGAAACACAGATGAACGTCACGCTAGGGTGGCCACTTGATTTTTACCGTGGGTTCTATGgtacacatatatatgtaatTAAAGTTAAGACCATTCGGGAAGGTCTACTTGAACGCATGTTCAGGGGTTCATGGGGGAACAGCGCCATTTGTGGACTACACGCAGCTGATTTGCAGAGAGTTTAAACTCATTCCGGCTACCAGATACCCGCCACTCATACTCGCACGTCAGACTAACTAACCTCACCAGTCGGTGCGGTTTTGTCTTACCGATCAATACGATCGTCATATTTCATTCTGAGATTGTTTCAAGTCTGTTCAGCCAGGCGGCATGAAAGTCGGCGGGGTCCGTGGTCCAGTTCGTATCTGTGCCCATCTGCAGCTCGGCGCGGTCTGTGACTTATGCCCGTGCATGGATCGTGGCGGATTCTCGGAATCGCGCCACATGTTAAAGCAGAGCAGCACTGCATGGATAAGAATCGAAATGAAATTATTCGACCGCCCTTTGTGCATGATAGTATACTCTTAGTTGATTTCAAATAATTCATTGatccacctccggctccgAATCTCATGATTATTCCAATAATGGAATGGCCATCCTATCTTCTTGACCTTTAGCGCCCACTACGAGTGCCAAGCAGAGGTTTGGAGCAACGGTTGTCGTAAATGGTGATAGGTGAATGCAAAAGAATTACGGCTCTGACAATAGTTACCAATGAGCCACTATATTTTTGGCAAGAAACACTCACACTAAAATCCAGGGTGCTACACCAACACTTCAAATGGTTTTGCCTTGCTGCGTGTGTGGTGCCATTGCATTGACAGCCGCAGCACACATAGGGTATCGCTATTCTATCTTCACGTAATTCCAGCGATTAGAATTCAAGTTGGTACAATCGCATTATTCAATAACGTCCGTCGCCGGTGTTCGAAACGAGGCTCAAGATTGTTTTTATCATGTGTTGCATGCGGCATGTACGCCCAAGTCAGTTACCTGTGTGTTAGAGAATGAAGGAGGCGTTATGTAGTAAAGACCAGCCATCGCACACAATAAGTAATAATGGCGATATCGATATGCCCCGCACGCTCCACCGCGACAGTGTTCCTCATTTCTCACCTATATGCCCCAGCTTGGAAGaatcacgcatatacttatTGGTACACGACTATTCCTAATTTTACAAACTTCCCCAAACCTTATTTTGTTGACCATGGGGGATTCAGATTCACACCACACAGCAATTACAGCACGGCGAAAAGGTCCGCCTGAGGGACCGGTTGATAGATTACCGGTACAACTCGCAAACTCGTCGATACACGTTGGAAATATACGCCTCTCACGATAGAGGGAGGCTGAACGCTCCATGACCAACGACGCAACCGCTTATGGTCAGCTAGCTAAGGAGCCCCACTAGTTGGCGCGATAACCAGGGGTATCGCTTAGGGGGGGTTGTTCACGTGTGAAAACGCTTCAACTCCATCGAGCCCAGACCGAACTGACTAATGCCAATTATGCATGCGCGCGCGTCGATAAGTGAATCATCATATATCTGCTTCATCGTGCTTAAAGAGGGGAAACGTTTATGCCTCTAAGTGGCTATACCGCTCTAAGCAAGATAACCGCTCATAtagattttttttttacaaacGTGGCAACAAATGTAATATAACCAGGGCTGTACGTCTCATCTCTCAAGTTCCATGACCGCTTAGATTAATTCAATCACGCACAGACAAAATCTGTTATGTTTCGAGACATTGTGTTATATCAACCCATAAAATAGCTCAGGTTCAATTTCAGCCACTTGGATCTACAGCCACGTCGATGGCCTGTTGGACGCCGAGCCCCCCAACCTTCATGGTCATAACGATCGGTATGAGGAGCCACATTATCATCTGGGGGAACTTGCAGACCAAAACATCAACTTTCAAACATCCAGATGAAAAAGTTTAGGCGCAAACAAAAGGTGCATTGTCCCGTGAAAAGGTCCGGATTGAGCACCCCGATATCTGCCCTCAGTCTTCTCCCCATGCAGATCACAAGCAAAGGTCGGAGTTGAGTGTGCCCGAACTGTCCTCTTGTCCCCTCTTCCCTCTGAATAAACACGCACTGCTTGCCATGATCGATCAGAGGCGATTGGTGCTTCTTCATTTAGCTGGACTACTTGACATGAACTATATCGTAACCGATCCGAACAGCTCGCATTTCGATCTCAGCGCATAAAACTATATGCATGTACGAGCAAGGCCCAGCTGTATGCAAAACCCCCCAAGTTGTCTTGCACTCTACTTGTTTATTCAAGTCGGGTAGAGCTAGGTACGAATTGCCAATTTACACCAAGGGTATTCTCTTTGCTTTCAAAGTAAACTCAAGACGTGGGTTTTTCTTAATCATGATCGTTGAACTAGAAATCGCGGAGAGGGGtttctccccctccatccgTCACACTATTTTAGTGGTGTCGAGTGAGTTTTTTGTGCTGTACTTAGTGCAAGTTCTACTGCGTATTAATGTTTCCTTTTAGCACCAGGTCCGAGATGTCCTGTTTTGATGGATTTATTTTTGGGGGGCCGCAGAGTGCGAATCAATAGGTTTACTCGTGGACTCTGCGACGAATCTCTGCGCTGATTGGTCTAAAAAAAAGGTGAGCGTAGTACATCGCGGCTACATGCGGGTTCATTTCGACTGACAGCACATCGTACAAATGTGCGTGGGCATATGCTGTAACCAGGAAGAACAATAGACACAAAATGGGGGAAGAGGCATATTTAGAGGTACGGAAACAGGAAGGATCGTGATTGGGTTCATTTTCAGCCAGGGAGCTCGCAATATCAAGTAAGCCAAGGAACTATTCAGGCTGTGCACCGACTGTCGACGGTTTCAGACTACGGATACCAAGGTTCGTGGGACTTGCCTCCCCCTCTGCGTCTCTCTCCCTCTTGCACAGCTACTAGGATGAAACCAAGGCGAAGCGCCATCTCAGGCTCACATGATACACGGTAACCGGGCCCAAAAATCAAAAAGGGTGACTCTTGTGTTATATTCACTTGCCTACCGAGGAAGGAACCCAACCCCGCAACCCAAACGAAGATCAAAAGCCTAGGCTCTATACGGCCCAGGTCCAGGCCCCCCTAACAAGCTTTACCTTGGTGATGGATAAATATTTACAATTGTGTCTTCGTGGCCTGCCGCCGCAAGTATTCATATACGACTGAGAAATCTCTGTCGGCAAACTTTGGTGCCCCATCTGTTGTGTCTTGATTCATCTGCGTGTAGATCGATTGAGCTGCATCGCCAAGTGGGAGAGGCGTACCAGCTGTCGCGCTGCGTGTTGAGCGAGGAGCATATCCTATCGTAGAAAATTCCACGTGGTGAGTCGCTATATGCGGAGGGGAACCCAAAGGAAGAAAGCAaggagaaaaaaaaagtggCTGATGTACCTTTTGCATTAGTTTGGACGCAAATCCGCCTGAATGCGGCAGAGGGAAGTTGAGTTTATTATGTCATGCGGGTGTGTGTGAAGGACTTGCCGTGGAACTCTCTTTCGCATGGGGGTGACTTGCCAGGGAGTGCCCCTGGTACGGGATTGTTCACCTCTGAGGACCAGCATCGACCTGCATTCACAGTGAGTATATGCAAGAGTCGTGAATATTCGCTAAAATATACCAGTCGATGTGTTTATAACCCCAGCGAGGGTATCTGGCGACAGACCCAGTCGGGTACCTAGGAGCATGGCCTCGGCCACCACGATCTGCTGAACTCCGAGAACAAGGTTGTTGCAGATCTGCGAGCAGGCGTTATTTTACGTCGTGGTGGGCTAGACACTGGGGTTACCTTGGCCGTGAGTCCAGAGCCCGAAGGACCGCAGTGGACAATGTTTCGACCCATGTGGGACAAGAACGGATGGGCTCGTTTAAATCCCTTTTCGGAACCACCAACCATAAAGGATAACGTTCCAGCTCTCGCACCAACAACGCCTTTTTTCTGGTTGATCAAAAGTTGATTGATCTGTAGGGCAAGGGCTTACCACCAGAAACTGGAGCGTCTACCATGTCTCCGCCTGTAGCCTCGACCTGTGCAGCAACATCTCTGGCGGCAGTTACATCTGTTTATACGATTTCTAGTCGAGTCTCTATTTGACGAGTTTCGTCGGGGGGACGTACCTAATGTGGTTGAATCACGTACAAGGACTGCACGCGTTCGGACCTTTTGTTTACACCCTGGAGGATTCCTCTCTCGCCAAGATATACGTCTTTCACCTGAGGAGTCGAAGGAAGCATGGTAAATATAGTATCTGCACGTTGGGCCACTCTGAAAAGGTTCATGAGTCATATCCATGACCTAGCCGATTCGACTTACTCGGATGGAGAATCAGCTACTTGGACGAGCACGCCCGGGAAGCGGGTAGCAATATCTTGGGCGAAGGTATCGGCCGTTATCCTATTGACATCACAGACGACAAATACAGGGGGATTGCTGCTGTTCGCAGCGGATCCCTCGGTATAGACCGTAGCGGTTCGAGTAAAAAGATTGTCCGCCATATTCAAGCCCATCTGAAAACTCATCTCGATCCATCGCTTCGCAGGGATAATCTCGGACGCACCTGGCCCAATCCAATAAACCCCAGGGACTGGCGTGGTCTGTGGGTGGCATTTAGTACGGCATTGAGCGTCCTGAGCGTCGGACGCATCGTGTGCAAGTGTCACGGTCGTCGAATAGGCGGGGGGCAGGCGGGACTCGATCACGCGGGGTAAGATCCGCACACGTGACCATCGGAGTTTTCTAAGCACAAACTCGGGAATATCAGGGGTGACCGGGGGCCGGTGCATGTGGCGCTTGTCCTTACGTGGTTTTTGAGCTTCTGGGGGGACCCCCCTGTGCGATGGTTGAGACTCTCAGGCCCTCGCTTGACCTTGGCTACCATGCGCAATTAGAGCGGGTCTTGGAATCCTGGGACAGCAATATAGTGGTCGACAAGAGTCATATTGACCAATCTATACGTAGGAAGAGGTATACGTAGTCGGTGGATATAGAGTATAGGAGATCCCCCGCTGGACTGCTTCCTACCGCTCCGCACGATTGCCGCGCCGATTCCGAACGCATCAGCTGCCGTGTTGTCGAGTTGACTtgttccaccaccacccggAGGTTCGGATTGTATTGCCCCCCTTCCGGCTTGTGCCATTTTCAGCCACGGCTTAGCCAGTGCCTATACCAGACACCATCGTCGCGGTGAAAATATCGATAGTCTGATTGCCTATTGACTCGTACATTATGTCCTCTACACGTCCCCCCCTGACCCGCAACTCAACTTCCCCCGGCTCCTTTATGGCTGCCGGGACCGAGCCCTGTCATCACCCGATGACTATACCTGCGCAAGTATGTCCTTCTGCTTTCTCTCCCTCTTACCCAACTCATTCCTCCAACCAGGCGGATCCCATACCCGCGCGTATGGCTCTGTAGATGGGGTTTCTGCCTGCGCTTCTCCCAAACCCCAATCCCGCTATCCCACCCCTCCACACACTACCTCTCCGCCACACTCTAACGCGTCAACTCCTGACTCATCTGACGAAAACATACCTCATTCAACAGCCTCCCATCAGACCTCCTCTCCCAGCGCATCATACTTTCCTCACATGGTCTCCGCTCGTCCAACCCATCCAACCCAGACGGGCCCATAGTATCCATTCGAGGCTCCCGCTCTCCCACAGAGGACCAGCGAGCACAGCCGGACATACAGGTCTCCCCCTCCGCCTACTCTCTCGTCGCACACATCGGCAGAGGGTTCCACCCAGAGTGCATCACCATATCCGCAAAGAAAGGGAACGCATTGGTAATAGTCGCCGACAGATGGGACATGGAAAAAGATTGTAAGTTCTCTGGGCCATTGAAAGAAGCCAGCCCCTGCAATTCCGCAGGCGTCGAACATGCTTTGACTTACGCCATCTTGCCTCAGGTCGATACGAATGGGTCTGGAGATTCGATCGGGATGCTGACATGTCCTCGGTCCATGCCAACTATGACTCGGGCGTACTAAGAGTAACTGTGAAGCGCATCCCCGGATATAGATTAGGCAACCTTTAGACAGCCTTTTGCTTGACCTTTGCATTTTACTTCTTCGTACCTCAACTCACTGTATCTCATCACCCTCGGCCGGACTCGCAGCAACTCCAATTTCTCTTTAAGTTACTACTTTTTCCCACTTTTCATATCTAATTTCTGTTGCTCCTTTTTTCTTTCCCAAAAGTCGTTTCGACCACCGCGGAATGTTTTTATATTTCTTTGCTTTCATGTTGTCTTGTGACAGGGTCACTCTGACCCTGTGTTGGCGCTTTTATCCTCTATCTGTCTGGTcctctctttttttttacttttttttttttgtgcaGCCCGCTCTCTGTCTCCTTTGTCCTCACGCCTCTTGGCGTCATCTGTACATGTATCACCGTCTGTTCTACATTCAAACACATTAACGCGCTAACTTCGGCCTCGTGGCACTTTCGGGATAGACATATTCCGGTAACCTGGCGCAATTGTCACACGGATAGATGGGTAAATTTCACGACGAATTAGAGGACGAATTCCAATCAGTGTAATCATGATGTACGATTAGCCTAATGAACCTTAATTTGGGAGGTATCCCAAATGTGTCGGCATGGCGTGCTTTGGCTGTACTGGTGCGTGAGGCCGTCGGCTCGACCACTTACCCCCGCCCAGCTCGCTGTTTGTGCAGCAGTGAGCGCGCTGGTTGTGGGCGCAAACAAAGAGTACCAAATCAGGCATTGCATCACCCAAGGCACGGCACGCGCGCTTGACGTCAAGCCAAAGGCTAACGCCTCGGACCCCGGGTAGCATCAAGCGCATCTATCCGTCGGCTAGCCGGTGCGCCCGACACTCTTATTATTTATCATCAATATTTTCTTTCCGCTGACGCATCAAGTCACCCGAAGAAGAAGGGAGCCCAACGGGCGCATACGGGCTGGGCCGCACGAGGCCCTGTTCCGCTTGGAAAGGGCCCGTATGGACGATGTGTACTGCATGTATGCGAGTTCCGCCGCCTCCTTCTCCTCTCCAACTTCTCGTGAAGTACGCATGCATGCACCTTGGTGGGTTCGCGAAGCTCTCGAGTTTAAATACACCGAACGTTCACAGCGAAACGAAGCACAGTTTTAACTTGATGGTGCCCCTTACTCATGGTCTGATGATCGACCATCAGCCCGAGGATCACCGCCCGCTGGTTGGATGGCCTTACTGACTAAACTATATTCTCACAAAGGGGAAGGGGGCGTGCGTATACCCACACTTTGTTCGTCCCAGAACGCAACTCCCGGCGGCGTGCTAGCCCGCAATACAATACAGACGTTGATGGGGATGCATCGAATGACGCTGCGTCGAGGCCTCAGTTTGCGAGCTGACACCGGGTGCTACACATGAAGCTTTGAGAACATGTGTAAACTCTCCGAGCTTGGCGTCCGACATCCCGACGAAACTGGATTCTCACACTTATACACCCTATACCTTGAAGCGTACAGCGGTCCTGAACATCCTCCTTTGAAGATCTACAGATTTCATGCTGCCCGATTGATAGCGGTGGAGTGATTTGAACATCTGAGACCCAAATCGAACGGTGCGCATACAACGCAGCGTACGTTATTATTGCTTCTCCCCAACAATTCCGAGCCCGTTTTGATCACGAGGACGAGACAGaaggaagaaaaaaaaagggtgAGTTTCGGGTGAGACCCATGCGACTGCTCGCTTCGAATAGGCGTGTTGTGAAGTGGCGTCATGAAAAGTGCGGCGATCATGTATACATGCAGCCCAACCGCATGAATAAATTACAAAATGCAACTATTGTTTGAGGTTTATGCGCGTGCGCGCGTTATGGGGGACGTGATAAGTTGTGTGAACGGTTTCGCTCGTCACATTCTCTTCAATTCAAGTGGCAGAAAATCGATAACCGCGAGGTGATATTCAATAAAAATGAACCCCGTTGATCTTGCTCGTGGAGCCAGCCACAGACCTTGGCTATTCACGATCCCAATCGGGGGCACAGCTCAATAGGGGGTGCGTTCCCGATTCAGGACCGAAGGATTTCAAACGAAACAGGAAAGCCAAGGGCCACGAAAAATTTCCAAGGCCTGCTTTTTCGTAAACGCGTTGCGTAGGTGATATCATGAAACCGAGCGGTGTTCTTTCCTAAATATACGCTACTGCACGCATAGATTTCAACGAGATATCGGCAAATTTTGGTTCTCACGCATGGTGTACCACACTCTCTAATGAGCGTAATTACTAGCCCTGGTTGGGATGGACCTTTGTACGTTCGATTGTGACGAGGCTGGCAATGCGCGCGGCAGAAGACACTGCATCTCGCACCTCATCAACCGTAAGCTTAATGCGTTGTTGAAACTCGGACCACTCCCCCGAACACTGCGTAGATCCACTCCTCTTCCGTAATCATCACGTGATAATAGGAGGGATCCACTCGCAGGGGGCCGCTCCACTCATTTACTATATGCGTATAAAAAGCTCTCTCGCCTGACCGAGGTGGTATTTCACTTCCGCGCGGGATTATTGCATGAATGAGTTTCAAACTAGCCCATA
The nucleotide sequence above comes from Rhizoctonia solani chromosome 3, complete sequence. Encoded proteins:
- a CDS encoding NAD binding domain of 6-phosphogluconate dehydrogenase, translated to MHRPPVTPDIPEFVLRKLRWSRVRILPRVIESRLPPAYSTTVTLAHDASDAQDAQCRTKCHPQTTPVPGVYWIGPGASEIIPAKRWIEMSFQMGLNMADNLFTRTATVYTEGSAANSSNPPVFVVCDVNRITADTFAQDIATRFPGVLVQVADSPSEVAQRADTIFTMLPSTPQVKDVYLGERGILQGVNKRSERVQSLDVAAQVEATGGDMVDAPVSGGVVGARAGTLSFMVGGSEKGFKRAHPFLSHMGRNIVHCGPSGSGLTAKICNNLVLGVQQIVVAEAMLLGTRLGLSPDTLAGVINTSTGRCWSSEVNNPVPGALPGKSPPCEREFHGKSFTHTRMT